A portion of the Algimonas porphyrae genome contains these proteins:
- a CDS encoding serine hydrolase domain-containing protein — MRGSSLICLIAFVVGFSPSANAQTDNTLFPLPAQSDTVAWPTQGWPVGEPLSVVQSVRLNAVLDPVFTTEIGDGLGETRAIVIIRGGEIIYERYRPGFNAETRHISWSVAKSITSALVGRAVQSGLIASIDDPMPGPFAADDPRSDISWRHWLQMLDGLDYVELEATGLSDSDVIQMNYGPGRFDSMAYARANFPPAHIPGEHWNYSTLGFHVIGRALQSLLPGTCLDPDEDPRLCNADPTVMSDWIDTVLFRPLGMNGVEEYDAAGTLQGGSQFYLSARDYAKFGLLHLRDGLWDGEMLLPVGWVDFVRRNPGTSDNNGYGGGFWPALENPDNPETVFTPPYDAFYAGGREGQLIWIVPSRDLIFVRVGIMPDSSENWNALFKLAQDAGAAVMP; from the coding sequence ATGCGTGGGTCGAGTCTAATCTGTCTGATTGCTTTCGTGGTTGGCTTCAGTCCGTCTGCCAACGCGCAAACCGATAACACGCTGTTTCCCCTTCCCGCCCAGTCCGACACGGTTGCTTGGCCGACGCAGGGCTGGCCAGTCGGCGAGCCTCTGAGTGTGGTCCAGTCGGTGAGACTTAACGCGGTTCTCGATCCAGTTTTCACCACGGAGATTGGCGACGGACTCGGCGAAACCCGGGCTATCGTTATAATCCGTGGCGGGGAAATCATTTACGAGCGTTACCGGCCAGGCTTTAACGCTGAGACACGTCATATCAGCTGGTCCGTGGCCAAGTCGATCACATCCGCCCTTGTCGGTCGTGCCGTTCAGTCCGGGCTGATCGCGTCGATCGACGATCCGATGCCGGGGCCCTTCGCAGCGGATGATCCGCGCAGCGACATCAGTTGGCGACATTGGCTGCAAATGCTCGACGGGCTGGATTATGTCGAACTGGAGGCGACCGGCCTCAGCGATAGCGATGTGATCCAGATGAATTACGGACCCGGTCGATTTGACAGCATGGCCTATGCGCGCGCAAATTTTCCGCCGGCCCATATACCGGGTGAACACTGGAATTATTCAACGCTCGGCTTTCATGTCATCGGACGTGCCCTGCAGTCCCTGCTGCCCGGCACATGCCTTGACCCCGACGAGGATCCGAGGCTTTGCAACGCCGATCCCACCGTTATGAGCGACTGGATCGATACCGTTCTGTTCCGTCCGCTCGGTATGAATGGGGTGGAAGAATATGACGCCGCCGGGACGCTACAGGGAGGCTCGCAATTCTATCTCAGCGCCCGCGACTACGCCAAATTCGGTCTGCTGCATCTGCGCGATGGTCTGTGGGACGGCGAAATGCTCCTGCCCGTCGGCTGGGTCGATTTCGTCCGCCGCAATCCCGGCACTAGTGACAATAATGGGTATGGTGGCGGCTTCTGGCCTGCCCTCGAAAACCCTGACAACCCCGAGACGGTATTCACCCCGCCCTATGACGCCTTTTATGCCGGGGGACGCGAAGGTCAGCTGATCTGGATCGTGCCGTCGCGCGATCTGATATTCGTGCGCGTCGGGATCATGCCGGACTCTTCTGAGAACTGGAACGCCCTGTTCAAGCTGGCGCAGGATGCAGGCGCCGCAGTCATGCCCTGA
- a CDS encoding BlaI/MecI/CopY family transcriptional regulator has product MFRSIARSELDVMTIIWDHPGLAASDVHAALPDGDDRSLQTIKTLLSRLVDKSALRVERDGRRYLYHPLITRDTYAASATRRFSERLFGGRAAPIVAHLAKGDGLSDSDIAELEAIIRELKARD; this is encoded by the coding sequence ATGTTTCGATCCATCGCCAGATCCGAACTGGATGTCATGACCATCATCTGGGATCACCCCGGACTGGCGGCCAGCGATGTTCATGCAGCCCTGCCTGATGGTGATGACCGGTCGCTGCAGACCATAAAGACGTTACTGTCCAGACTGGTCGACAAATCGGCGCTTCGCGTCGAACGTGACGGGCGCCGCTATCTCTATCACCCCCTGATCACGCGCGACACTTATGCTGCCAGTGCCACTCGCCGTTTCTCTGAACGGCTGTTCGGCGGCCGTGCCGCGCCCATCGTGGCGCATCTTGCGAAAGGAGACGGGCTTTCGGATTCGGATATTGCCGAGCTGGAAGCCATTATCCGGGAGTTGAAAGCCCGTGACTGA
- a CDS encoding M56 family metallopeptidase, with the protein MLLNTIIGVSALLLLVLLTRRAVARHFGPRIAYALWLLPILRLVLPPINLPSHWLPDFLTRSEPQTIMVQPAMTEEFVTSVALLNETAPSVSLWDQVLPWIAPAILSFWLVGIVIGLCWLILSQRRQMRRLRNTTTNVSVAIVADIERAASLSGLKTVPQVRQSLHADGPLVCGLRRPLIVIPQDFDARFTPQQRRLALLHEMLHVRRGDLWTATAMMAFRLINWPNPIIHWAWPRFRADQEAACDASVLRCMGETARGDYAETLLTAATTAGRAKPVSGPGLTLSLHHPVKERLMTLGSNTNTKRGVTRWALATLLLAGTAISAPLSLADDPDKTEIETVIVRPDDSKTTTSTKNVMRWVVSDDKNGERKGFEIRETDGVKTYLRVSRDGTTEELTREELVAEYGEDFDKSNTPHTLRLKQIVAGEPGLTALSQGEVHDGKTRTVIVRNKGKDHIEVRVEDGERSIFRVGEDGEKTLITEDELGALSDLNLTVDIDEMSVFPGGIGEGRKVMIVESEDVSNWVGDGENSFAFTMNSGSPLLSDEARLRSAQSMIAATNRMLEDLQDDSDKADRDLRNAEKELERARKALDKAMAAMEKAKDAK; encoded by the coding sequence ATGCTGCTCAACACTATCATTGGCGTCAGCGCGCTGCTCTTGCTTGTGCTGCTGACCCGCCGGGCCGTCGCGCGACATTTTGGCCCCCGCATCGCCTATGCGCTCTGGCTTCTGCCGATCCTGCGGCTTGTCCTGCCACCGATTAATCTGCCCAGCCACTGGCTGCCTGATTTTCTGACGCGGTCCGAACCGCAAACGATCATGGTCCAGCCCGCGATGACGGAAGAGTTTGTGACCAGCGTTGCCTTATTGAACGAAACCGCGCCGAGCGTGAGCCTCTGGGATCAGGTCCTGCCCTGGATCGCACCCGCCATTCTGAGCTTCTGGCTGGTCGGCATTGTGATCGGCCTGTGCTGGCTGATCCTGTCGCAGCGACGGCAAATGCGACGCCTGCGCAACACGACCACAAATGTCAGCGTAGCGATCGTTGCCGACATAGAGCGCGCGGCGAGTTTGTCGGGTCTGAAAACTGTGCCTCAAGTCAGGCAGAGCCTGCATGCGGACGGACCACTCGTCTGCGGCCTGCGTCGCCCTTTGATCGTGATTCCGCAGGATTTTGATGCCCGTTTCACGCCGCAACAGCGTCGCCTCGCTCTGCTGCATGAAATGCTGCACGTCAGGCGCGGCGATCTCTGGACGGCGACGGCGATGATGGCGTTCCGCCTGATCAACTGGCCGAACCCGATCATCCACTGGGCCTGGCCACGTTTTCGGGCCGATCAGGAAGCCGCCTGCGATGCCAGCGTGCTGCGCTGCATGGGCGAGACGGCGCGTGGAGATTATGCCGAAACACTGCTGACCGCAGCCACAACCGCCGGACGTGCCAAGCCGGTATCCGGGCCAGGATTGACCCTGTCCCTTCACCATCCCGTAAAGGAGAGATTGATGACCCTGGGATCCAATACGAATACGAAACGCGGCGTGACCCGCTGGGCGCTCGCCACACTTCTGCTGGCCGGAACAGCGATCAGCGCACCCTTGAGCCTCGCCGACGATCCGGACAAGACGGAGATCGAAACGGTCATTGTCAGACCGGACGATAGCAAGACTACGACCTCGACCAAGAACGTGATGCGCTGGGTCGTCAGTGACGATAAGAACGGCGAACGCAAGGGTTTCGAAATTCGCGAAACGGACGGCGTCAAAACCTATCTTCGCGTCAGCCGTGACGGCACGACCGAGGAGCTCACGCGCGAAGAACTCGTTGCGGAATACGGCGAGGATTTCGACAAGTCGAACACGCCACATACACTGCGCCTGAAGCAGATCGTCGCGGGTGAACCCGGCCTGACGGCCTTGAGCCAAGGCGAGGTCCATGACGGCAAGACCCGCACGGTTATCGTTCGCAACAAGGGCAAAGATCATATCGAAGTCCGTGTCGAGGATGGTGAGCGGTCCATTTTCCGGGTCGGTGAGGACGGCGAAAAGACGCTGATCACCGAAGATGAGCTGGGCGCGCTCTCAGATCTTAATCTGACCGTCGACATTGACGAAATGTCTGTCTTTCCAGGCGGTATTGGCGAGGGACGGAAAGTCATGATCGTCGAATCCGAGGATGTCAGCAATTGGGTCGGTGACGGCGAGAACAGCTTCGCCTTCACAATGAATAGCGGATCGCCGCTCCTGTCCGACGAAGCCCGTCTGCGCTCGGCCCAGTCCATGATCGCGGCGACCAACCGGATGCTCGAAGATCTGCAGGACGACAGTGACAAGGCCGACCGCGATCTGCGCAACGCCGAAAAAGAGCTCGAGCGCGCCCGCAAGGCTCTCGACAAGGCGATGGCAGCCATGGAGAAAGCCAAGGACGCCAAATAA
- a CDS encoding Do family serine endopeptidase: MRFLQTLTAALFLTLSGPALAQTPLDNPLLSSMRQVPTSQMEVQLSYAPVVSETAPAVVNIFTSRTVRTRARTTGSDFFDRMLGMGQAPQERTENSLGSGVIVRSNGTIVTNAHVIRGADELRVVLNDRREFAAQVIAQDEDLDIAVLQIEPDGEALPTLRLQMDGDREIGDIVLAIGNPFGVGQTVTSGIISALGRTNVSNSSSFIQTDAAVNPGNSGGALVNLSGELIGVNTAIFSRSGGSNGIGFAIPAELVGRAVDSALSTGEIVRPWIGARTDAVDTTMAAALGLDRARGAVINELLPDGPADAAGLEKGDVILSIDGNAINDDSGLRFTLATLKNGDRARIAYMREGRERSATVRIETPQENPARDERQLLGIHPLDGAVVVNMSPALGEELGFDPYLTGVMVLKVQRRTAANVNRIRPGDFLISINGRDVRSTRDAERIFRDEQGSPVWDIEVERGGRRGILPVRVLPDPS; this comes from the coding sequence ATGAGATTTCTTCAAACCCTGACCGCAGCCCTGTTCCTGACGCTGAGTGGCCCCGCCCTAGCGCAGACCCCGCTCGACAATCCGCTTCTGTCCTCCATGCGGCAGGTCCCGACCTCGCAGATGGAGGTCCAGCTATCCTACGCTCCTGTCGTGTCCGAGACTGCGCCTGCCGTCGTCAACATCTTCACATCCCGGACTGTCCGCACGCGTGCCCGGACTACCGGGTCTGACTTTTTCGATCGTATGCTCGGCATGGGACAGGCCCCGCAGGAACGCACTGAGAACTCGCTCGGCTCCGGTGTCATCGTCCGGTCCAACGGCACGATCGTGACCAACGCCCATGTCATTCGCGGCGCGGATGAGTTGCGCGTCGTGCTCAATGACCGGCGCGAATTTGCCGCGCAGGTGATCGCCCAGGACGAGGATCTCGACATTGCCGTCCTGCAGATCGAACCGGACGGCGAGGCCCTGCCGACACTTCGCCTACAGATGGATGGCGACCGGGAAATCGGCGACATCGTTCTGGCGATCGGCAACCCGTTCGGCGTCGGCCAGACCGTGACCAGCGGCATCATTTCCGCCTTGGGCCGCACCAATGTCTCCAATTCCAGCTCCTTCATTCAGACCGACGCCGCGGTCAATCCCGGCAATTCGGGCGGGGCGCTTGTCAACCTGTCGGGCGAGTTGATCGGCGTGAATACGGCTATCTTCTCACGCTCCGGCGGATCGAATGGGATTGGCTTCGCCATCCCGGCGGAACTGGTCGGACGCGCCGTCGACAGCGCCCTGTCGACCGGCGAGATCGTCCGGCCCTGGATCGGTGCGCGCACGGACGCCGTCGATACCACCATGGCCGCCGCGCTCGGCCTCGACCGCGCCCGCGGGGCCGTCATTAATGAACTCCTGCCCGATGGTCCCGCCGACGCGGCCGGACTGGAAAAGGGCGATGTCATTCTGTCAATCGACGGAAATGCCATCAATGATGATAGCGGCCTGCGCTTTACGCTGGCGACGTTGAAAAATGGTGACCGCGCCCGAATTGCCTATATGCGCGAAGGGCGCGAACGCAGCGCGACCGTGCGCATCGAAACGCCGCAGGAAAACCCTGCCCGCGACGAGCGGCAATTGCTCGGCATCCATCCGCTTGATGGTGCCGTGGTCGTCAACATGAGCCCTGCCTTGGGCGAGGAGCTCGGCTTCGACCCCTATCTCACCGGCGTCATGGTCCTAAAAGTCCAGCGTCGGACCGCCGCCAATGTGAACCGCATCCGTCCCGGCGATTTTCTGATCAGCATCAATGGGCGGGACGTGCGATCCACGCGCGATGCAGAACGCATTTTCCGCGACGAACAGGGCTCGCCCGTCTGGGACATCGAAGTCGAACGCGGCGGCCGCCGCGGCATCCTCCCCGTCCGCGTCCTCCCCGACCCAAGCTGA
- a CDS encoding PLP-dependent aminotransferase family protein: protein MFSGIIDIDRTSKLGLAEQIYRQIRLAVRDGRLVEGQKLPSSRTLAKNLGVSRNTINQAYDLLKSELILTVRSGAVASIASRQPLSGPIHESTETQPIGGSLSERGVRASEDPRRDLRVHQGGILQSGVPALDLFPRDAWARSLRRSSRLLTEDDVFYTNIGGLPRFRSQLADYLSKARGVKATAEQILVTTSTQASLSLLSQCLADPGDDVFVEDPGYPGARVAFNAHRLALHTLDIDPEGALLPDRASKLDPRLIYLTPSHQFPMGYCMSLSRRLAFIDYARDKCAFILEDDYDSEFLVADHPIASLQGLASGSEVIYLGTFAKTMLPGIRVAYMVVPKDLSAPLSQAIRNTGVMASVPIQAALADFMESGQYYTHLRKTRSIYDSRGKALASELNRQLGNRIQIVVPFGGVQLVVKFALDRDDISIAQTLQKAGVGVSALSLTYLGDGAPGLIIGYSQADEGQISTGVQEICKVLK, encoded by the coding sequence TTGTTTAGTGGTATTATCGACATTGATCGGACATCCAAGCTTGGTCTGGCCGAGCAAATCTATCGCCAAATTCGTTTAGCGGTTCGTGATGGTCGGCTTGTCGAAGGGCAAAAGTTGCCATCAAGTCGCACGCTGGCGAAAAATCTGGGTGTGTCTCGCAACACGATCAACCAAGCCTATGATCTGCTCAAGTCTGAACTCATTCTTACTGTCAGATCAGGTGCAGTAGCATCCATTGCCAGCCGTCAACCGCTGTCAGGTCCTATTCACGAGAGCACAGAAACCCAACCGATAGGCGGAAGTCTCTCGGAGCGGGGAGTGAGAGCGAGTGAGGATCCAAGGCGCGATCTCAGGGTTCATCAAGGCGGGATATTGCAATCAGGCGTGCCTGCTCTGGATCTTTTTCCTCGGGATGCCTGGGCGAGATCGCTACGCAGGTCATCAAGACTTCTGACCGAAGATGATGTCTTTTATACAAACATTGGAGGTTTGCCGCGATTCAGGTCTCAACTTGCGGACTATCTGTCCAAAGCGAGAGGGGTTAAAGCTACTGCTGAGCAAATACTTGTCACAACGTCGACGCAGGCATCTCTATCCCTCCTAAGTCAATGTCTTGCAGACCCCGGTGATGACGTCTTCGTTGAGGACCCTGGATACCCAGGAGCTCGGGTCGCTTTTAACGCTCACAGACTTGCTCTCCACACGCTAGACATCGACCCCGAAGGGGCCCTCCTGCCGGATCGTGCGAGTAAACTAGATCCACGGCTGATATACCTCACTCCCTCGCACCAATTCCCAATGGGCTACTGCATGTCCTTATCGAGACGCTTGGCCTTCATCGACTATGCTCGAGACAAATGCGCCTTCATCCTCGAAGATGATTACGACAGTGAATTCTTGGTGGCTGATCACCCCATAGCGTCGTTGCAAGGCCTGGCTTCCGGATCAGAGGTTATCTATCTGGGCACATTTGCGAAAACGATGCTTCCTGGCATCAGGGTCGCTTATATGGTCGTTCCCAAGGACCTGTCTGCTCCGCTCTCTCAGGCCATAAGAAATACTGGCGTCATGGCCAGTGTACCCATTCAGGCCGCTTTGGCGGATTTCATGGAAAGCGGACAGTACTACACACACTTACGAAAAACGCGTTCTATCTATGACTCGCGGGGGAAGGCCTTGGCCTCCGAACTTAATCGGCAGCTTGGAAATCGAATACAGATAGTCGTTCCCTTTGGTGGCGTGCAACTCGTTGTGAAATTTGCGTTAGACCGAGACGACATATCCATCGCTCAGACGCTACAAAAAGCAGGGGTCGGCGTTTCCGCGTTGTCGCTCACCTACCTTGGTGACGGTGCTCCTGGTCTCATCATAGGCTACTCGCAAGCAGATGAGGGTCAGATAAGCACAGGAGTACAAGAAATATGCAAAGTTCTTAAATAA
- a CDS encoding pyridoxamine 5'-phosphate oxidase family protein, which produces MDTEAYQPQPYSKVRVRPKARYDKATVFRILDSGLVAHVGFVIEGRPMVIPMAFARVDETIYVHGAKATRIIKSPAELAPVCLTVTHIDGLVVARSAFHHSVNYRSVVVHGTVRHVSNAEEKELALIATTNHLLPDRWSEVRPMSGKEFKSTGVLAIKIDTATAKIRQGQPIDEEDDYKLPYWGGVLPVIQSIGTPINDGRVAEEVGVPRSLKAARRKFNSS; this is translated from the coding sequence ATGGATACAGAAGCTTATCAGCCCCAACCCTATTCCAAGGTCAGAGTCAGGCCAAAGGCTCGCTATGACAAGGCGACTGTTTTCAGAATCCTTGATTCAGGCCTTGTTGCGCATGTCGGTTTCGTCATCGAGGGCCGCCCCATGGTCATCCCCATGGCGTTCGCACGCGTTGATGAAACCATCTACGTGCATGGCGCAAAAGCGACTCGCATTATTAAATCGCCCGCTGAGCTGGCGCCTGTTTGCCTTACGGTGACCCATATCGACGGGCTTGTTGTTGCAAGGTCCGCCTTTCATCACTCCGTGAATTACAGGTCGGTCGTTGTCCATGGAACCGTGAGACACGTATCGAACGCAGAGGAGAAGGAACTCGCTTTGATAGCCACAACCAATCATCTCCTACCGGACCGCTGGTCCGAAGTGCGTCCGATGAGTGGTAAAGAGTTTAAATCGACAGGTGTCCTAGCAATCAAGATTGACACCGCAACGGCAAAAATTCGTCAGGGTCAACCGATCGATGAAGAAGACGATTATAAGCTACCCTATTGGGGCGGAGTTCTGCCGGTCATTCAGTCCATAGGCACGCCGATCAATGATGGCCGAGTAGCCGAAGAAGTAGGCGTGCCCCGTTCGCTCAAGGCTGCCCGCAGGAAGTTCAACAGCTCGTAG
- a CDS encoding GNAT family N-acetyltransferase, with product MKLIRFISDHYDLVAGWFTTEADITQWGGPNLPFPLSFESLKAIHENLAPPYLERLFWMAEKDGACIGHIQLGIDRANGTARIFRVGIAPSERGKGLSTPMLRLVIDEAFKNPDVQRVDLNVYSFNKPAIRAYSKLGFMDEGTRRSFTKVGSQRWDNTMMGLLRDEWV from the coding sequence ATGAAGCTGATAAGATTCATATCAGATCATTATGATCTGGTTGCAGGTTGGTTCACGACTGAAGCTGATATCACTCAGTGGGGCGGGCCTAACCTACCGTTCCCTCTATCGTTCGAAAGCTTGAAAGCGATCCATGAGAACCTAGCGCCGCCATATCTGGAGCGTTTATTCTGGATGGCAGAAAAAGACGGTGCTTGCATTGGGCACATTCAGCTTGGAATCGACCGGGCTAACGGCACTGCGAGGATATTCAGAGTTGGTATTGCGCCTAGCGAGAGAGGAAAAGGGCTCTCGACACCCATGCTGAGGCTTGTAATCGACGAAGCTTTCAAAAATCCAGATGTCCAGAGAGTTGATCTCAATGTTTACTCATTCAACAAGCCAGCCATCAGGGCATATTCTAAACTTGGCTTCATGGATGAGGGAACGCGCCGATCCTTTACCAAAGTGGGTTCGCAGCGGTGGGACAACACAATGATGGGCTTACTGCGAGACGAATGGGTGTGA
- a CDS encoding IS3 family transposase (programmed frameshift), producing the protein MARKRYTPEQIIAKLREADVRLAAGEETKAICRSLGIAEQTYYRWRREYGGLKVDQARRLKALEKENMRLRKAVSDLTLDAMILKEAVGGKVLSPSRRRLAVDHVQAALKVSERRACKVLGQHRSTQRKLPRPREDEAALTADIIRLAEQYGRYGYRRITALLRREGWTVNTKRVARIWRREGLKVPQKQPKRGRLWFNDGSCIRLRPQYKDHVWSYDFVADRTHDGTAFRMLTVIDEHTRECLAIHVQRSLKHDDVLAVLTDLFTQRGPPGHIRSDNGSEFTAQAVRDWLGRIGVKTLYIEPGSPWENGYNESFNGKLRDELLNGEIFYSLKEAQILIERWRQHYNTVRPHSSLGYQPPAPKTVLPRPVGLPYTAFRSAQQGDHNRQALT; encoded by the exons ATGGCGAGGAAACGCTACACACCTGAACAGATCATCGCAAAGCTGCGTGAGGCCGATGTCCGGCTCGCGGCAGGCGAGGAGACCAAGGCGATCTGTCGATCGCTCGGCATTGCGGAGCAGACCTACTATCGATGGCGACGCGAGTATGGGGGTCTGAAGGTCGATCAGGCGCGTCGATTAAAAGCATTGGAGAAGGAGAACATGCGGCTGAGGAAGGCGGTCTCAGATCTCACACTCGATGCGATGATTCTCAAGGAGGCTGTTG GAGGGAAAGTATTAAGCCCTTCACGTCGTCGGCTGGCCGTGGATCATGTGCAGGCAGCGCTCAAAGTCTCTGAGCGCCGGGCCTGTAAGGTTCTTGGCCAGCACCGCTCCACTCAAAGAAAGCTGCCTCGCCCAAGAGAGGATGAGGCAGCGCTCACCGCGGACATTATCCGCTTGGCAGAGCAGTATGGCCGGTATGGCTATCGCCGGATCACGGCGCTGCTGCGCCGTGAAGGCTGGACGGTGAATACGAAGCGGGTGGCACGCATCTGGCGACGTGAAGGGCTTAAAGTTCCACAGAAACAGCCTAAGCGTGGGCGTTTATGGTTTAACGATGGCTCCTGTATCCGGCTCAGGCCTCAGTACAAGGACCATGTCTGGTCGTACGACTTCGTCGCGGATCGGACCCACGATGGCACAGCCTTCCGGATGCTAACCGTAATCGACGAGCACACGCGAGAATGCCTCGCGATCCACGTTCAGCGCAGTCTGAAGCACGACGACGTTCTGGCTGTGCTGACTGATCTGTTCACTCAGAGGGGTCCACCGGGACACATCCGATCCGACAATGGCAGTGAGTTCACGGCTCAGGCTGTCAGAGACTGGTTGGGCCGTATAGGCGTGAAGACACTCTACATTGAACCCGGGTCACCCTGGGAAAACGGATATAATGAAAGCTTCAATGGGAAGCTGAGAGATGAACTCCTGAACGGAGAAATCTTCTACAGCCTGAAGGAGGCACAGATCCTGATCGAACGCTGGCGGCAGCACTACAACACCGTCAGACCACACAGCTCGCTGGGCTATCAACCACCGGCGCCGAAAACAGTCTTGCCTCGCCCTGTTGGGCTCCCCTACACTGCGTTCCGGTCCGCCCAACAGGGCGACCATAACCGCCAAGCTCTAACTTAG